In a single window of the Drosophila albomicans strain 15112-1751.03 chromosome 3, ASM965048v2, whole genome shotgun sequence genome:
- the LOC117572196 gene encoding cytochrome P450 6a2-like, whose protein sequence is MIFLIYLVIAISALVAYFIYSNTTFWRNRGIPQDPPHPFYGNMIGFRKNRVVHDILEEYYNKFRKAGHPFVGFNFLHKRSAFIMDIKLAKNVLIKDFTNFADRGQFHNVRDDPLTGHLFNLDGKRWREMRQRLSPTFTSGKMKFMFPTVIKVSEEFVKVMFEEVPAKSGGAIIEIKELMARFTTDVIGTCAFGIECNTLRTPDTDFRKMGSKVFTDLRHGTLLTAFEFSFPKLASALRMRMIPDDVHEFFMRLVEETMAYREKEKIKRNDFMEMLIEMKQKGSYTLENGDVVEGLEIGELAAQVFVFYLAGFETSSSTMSYCLYELAQHTDIQDKLREDINNVLQQYDGKLTYESIKAMRYLDQVISETLRLYTIVPFLERRALHDYVVPGHPKYVIPKGTQVIIPAAAYHRDEDFYPDPNTFDPERFSAEQVANRDSVEWLPFGDGPRNCVGMRFGQMQTRIGLAQLIKNFKFSVCDKTDLPLVYNPMSFVLGTIGGIFVRAERV, encoded by the exons atgattttcCTAATATATTTGGTCATCGCGATATCCGCGCTAGTTGCGTATTTCATATATAGCAACACAACGTTCTGGAGGAATCGAGGAATTCCTCAGGATCCGCCACATCCATTCTATGGCAACATGATAGGATTCCGCAAGAATCGTGTCGTTCATGATATTCTCGaggaatattataataaattccGTAAGGCCGGTCATCCGTTTGTCGGTTTCAACTTCCTGCACAAGCGATCGGCATTCATCATGGACATTAAATTGGCCAAGAATGTGTTGATCAAGGATTTTACGAACTTTGCCGATCGCGGACAGTTTCACAATGTTCGTGACGATCCTTTGACTGGTCATCTTTTCAATTTGGATGGAAAACGCTGGAGGGAAATGAGACAGAGACTCTCACCCACGTTTACCTCTGGCAAAATGAAGTTTATGTTTCCAACTGTTATAAAAGTGTCCGAAGAGTTCGTTAAGGTGATGTTTGAAGAAGTCCCAGCCAAATCTGGAGGTGCTATTATCGAGATCAAAGAACTGATGGCTCGCTTCACCACTGACGTCATTGGCACCTGTGCCTTTGGCATTGAGTGCAATACTCTTCGCACTCCTGACACTGATTTCCGTAAAATGGGAAGCAAAGTATTTACGGATCTGCGTCATGGCACTCTCCTGACTGCTTTCGAATTCAGTTTTCCTAAATTGGCCAGCGCGTTAAGAATGCGAATGATTCCCGATGATGTCCACGAGTTCTTTATGCGACTTGTTGAGGAAACAATGGCATATcgcgaaaaagaaaagatcAAGCGCAACGACTTCATGGAGATGTTGATCGAAATGAAGCAAAAGGGAAGCTACACATTGGAGAATGGTGATGTCGTCGAAGGGTTGGAAATTGGAGAGTTGGCAGCTCAAGTTTTTGTCTTCTATCTTGCTGGCTTTGAGACCTCTTCTTCTACCATGAGCTATTGTCTCTATGAGTTGGCTCAGCACACAGACATTCAAGACAAACTAAGAGAAGACATTAACAATGTTCTGCAGCAATACGATGGAAAATTAACTTATGAAAGTATCAAAGCAATGCGTTACTTGGATCAGGTCATATCAG AAACTTTGCGTCTTTATACTATCGTGCCATTCTTGGAGCGCAGAGCTCTGCATGATTATGTTGTTCCCGGACATCCCAAATATGTTATACCAAAGGGTACTCAGGTGATCATACCTGCGGCTGCTTATCACCGCGATGAAGATTTCTACCCTGACCCTAACACATTCGATCCTGAACGCTTCTCAGCCGAACAAGTTGCCAACCGAGACTCTGTCGAGTGGTTGCCCTTTGGCGATGGTCCAAGGAACTGTGTGGGAATGCGTTTTGGCCAAATGCAGACACGTATTGGCCTGGCCCAGTTGATAAAGAACTTCAAGTTCTCAGTGTGCGATAAGACTGACCTTCCGCTTGTCTACAATCCAATGTCATTTGTCTTGGGCACCATTGGAGGAATCTTTGTGCGAGCTGAGCGAGTTTAA